From one Culex quinquefasciatus strain JHB chromosome 3, VPISU_Cqui_1.0_pri_paternal, whole genome shotgun sequence genomic stretch:
- the LOC6037615 gene encoding LOW QUALITY PROTEIN: protein odr-4 homolog (The sequence of the model RefSeq protein was modified relative to this genomic sequence to represent the inferred CDS: deleted 2 bases in 1 codon), translating to MGRSVICEAYLEEYLKSLAKRQGTSVGLLIGQPSSHGKDYVVHLNKIKDDCGADQGKNGLLDVDSKQVSQHALIETRVLPGGFYVLGIFVINPKSVFEDPVLVGKVKTILVDIRHTFASNGLLHGNCDELDGGDKLVFFYSSSSNVFGCKSISPKSDGLKPCDWKFQDRATSWHVMSTFYETDDVFALEKGSEQYETEDNLTECVEVVKKQLEQSVVFFDGEPADGKELVESVLKAKKDDPFVVHIYAPSSSTTDITTCKLETFTGTMKFDGIISSKCFVHPKTTFAEAESFIKADIVRSLMSRIQIHCDSLVQAENSIPDTIMLNELPRRIYFPIRAKSNQILFSEYLFREEGKATAIPQIQETLDLSFTPKELNAAVEIVAEVKEEERHDAKECGSADGAGGKKRKEVERPSTVLLGAVGAIAVLIVAIVVFLLTK from the exons ATGGGACGTTCGGTGATTTGCGAGGCCTATTTGGAGGAGTATCTGAAGAGTCTTGCCAAACGACAGGGCACCAGTGTGGGGCTGCTGATTGGTCAG CCTTCGAGTCATGGAAAAGATTACGTTGTTCATCTGAATAAGATCAAGGATGACTGCGGTGCGGATCAGGGGAAGAATGGTTTGCTGGACGTCGATAGCAAACAGGTTTCCCAGCATGCGCTGATTGAAACCAGGGTTCTGCCGGGTGGGTTCTACGTGCTGGGGATATTCGTTATCAATCCGAAAAGCGTCTTTGAAGATCCGGTTCTTGTTGGGAAGGTGAAAACCATCCTGGTGGACATACGGCATACATTCGCTTCCAACGGCTTGCTGCACGGGAATTGTGATGAGCTGGACGGGGGAGATAAGCTGGTGTTCTTCTACTCATCGAGCAGCAACGTGTTTGGCTGCAAATCGATATCACCCAAGTCGGACGGACTGAAACCATGTGACTGGAAGTTCCAGGACCGTGCCACAAGCTGGCACGTGATGAGCACATTCTACGAGACGGATGACGTGTTTGCACTG GAAAAGGGTTCTGAACAGTACGAAACGGAGGATAACTTGACGGAATGCGTTGAAGTGGTGAAGAAACAGCTCGAGCAGAGTGTGGTGTTTTTCGACGGAGAACCGGCCGATGGGAAGGAGTTGGTGGAGAGTGTTTTGAAGGCGAAGAAAGATGATCCTTTTGTGGTTCACATTTACGCTCCATCG TCCTCCACGACTGACATCACCACGTGCAAGCTGGAAACCTTCACCGGAACCATGAAATTCGACGGCATCATCAGCTCCAAGTGCTTCGTTCACCCGAAAACCACCTTCGCCGAAGCGGAATCGTTCATCAAAGCCGACATCGTTCGTTCCCTGATGTCTCGCATCCAAATTCACTGCGACTCGCTAGTTCAAGCGGAAAACTCCATCCCGGATACGATCATGTTGAACGAGCTTCCGCGTCGAATCTACTTCCCGATCCGGGCCAAATCGAACCAGATCCTCTTCAGTGAGTATCTGTTCCGGGAGGAGGGCAAAGCAACGGCCATTCCGCAGATCCAGGAAACGCTAGATCTCAGCTTCACCCCGAAGGAACTGAACGCGGCGGTGGAGATTGTGGCCGAAGTTAAGGAGGAGGAACGACACGATGCGAAAGAGTGCGGCTCGGCGGATGGAGCCGGAGGTAAGAAACGGAAGGAAGTT